The Acidicapsa acidisoli genome contains a region encoding:
- a CDS encoding DoxX family protein, producing the protein MPLRLIVGYGFFAHGIAKWNKGPDAFAAILYAVHVPAAHLMAWLTILTEIFAGLAILCGAFVFWVSFPAILLLIVAILTVHLPYGFSSIKLMKIVDGRAQFGPPGYECDLLYVACIVTLVLSEPGPWSVDAYRLRKEGGTLG; encoded by the coding sequence GTGCCCCTTCGATTAATTGTGGGATATGGCTTTTTTGCACATGGAATAGCCAAATGGAATAAAGGCCCCGATGCATTCGCCGCGATCCTGTATGCGGTTCATGTGCCTGCGGCTCACCTCATGGCCTGGCTCACGATCCTTACAGAGATCTTCGCCGGACTCGCGATTCTGTGTGGCGCTTTCGTGTTCTGGGTGAGTTTTCCGGCGATCCTGCTGCTTATTGTCGCGATTCTGACCGTCCATCTGCCCTATGGATTCAGCTCCATCAAGCTGATGAAGATTGTCGATGGACGCGCACAATTTGGACCACCCGGATACGAGTGTGACCTGCTTTATGTTGCCTGCATTGTGACTCTTGTGCTGTCCGAGCCCGGTCCGTGGTCTGTCGATGCCTACCGCCTTCGCAAGGAGGGCGGTACTTTGGGCTGA
- the phnF gene encoding phosphonate metabolism transcriptional regulator PhnF translates to MADAPLYGKVEEVLASEIARGDYQAGDRLPSEDELLARFGVSRITVRRAVQNLTQRGIVEIRRGLGTFVLAPRFSHELTRLTGFVEDMNTQGRKASARVISQSEVAASVGVARHLGISRGTRVIRIERVRLADSIPMSFDETYLPLEIGREIVRNDLRVMPIFTLLEEKYGVPLIEAEYSLEAATASAHVAEALSVPEGSPIFRIERTSFTTDGKPIDYEMLSYRGDLIRFVTRLARHSKTEASQPKVPPSLRRR, encoded by the coding sequence GACGCTCCGCTCTATGGAAAGGTCGAAGAGGTTCTTGCTTCCGAGATCGCGCGAGGAGATTATCAGGCTGGCGATCGGCTTCCATCCGAAGACGAGTTGCTGGCCCGCTTTGGTGTAAGTCGGATTACAGTCCGTCGCGCAGTGCAAAACCTCACCCAACGAGGCATTGTCGAGATTCGGAGGGGACTCGGTACGTTTGTGCTTGCGCCAAGGTTCTCACACGAGTTGACCAGGTTGACCGGGTTTGTAGAAGACATGAATACCCAGGGACGCAAGGCTTCAGCCCGTGTGATAAGTCAGAGTGAGGTTGCCGCAAGTGTAGGGGTGGCCCGGCATCTTGGTATAAGCAGGGGGACGCGCGTGATTCGAATTGAACGGGTGCGTCTGGCTGACTCCATTCCAATGTCCTTTGACGAGACTTATCTTCCTCTCGAAATCGGAAGAGAGATCGTTCGCAACGACCTCCGAGTGATGCCGATCTTCACGTTGCTTGAAGAAAAGTATGGAGTCCCTCTCATTGAGGCGGAATACAGTCTGGAGGCTGCAACGGCTTCGGCACACGTGGCGGAGGCTCTCAGCGTTCCGGAAGGATCTCCAATCTTCCGTATCGAGCGAACCTCGTTCACGACGGACGGCAAGCCGATCGACTACGAGATGCTCTCGTACCGTGGTGACCTCATTCGCTTCGTCACCCGCCTGGCTCGCCATTCGAAGACGGAAGCTTCTCAGCCCAAAGTACCGCCCTCCTTGCGAAGGCGGTAG